Proteins from a single region of Halichoerus grypus chromosome 13, mHalGry1.hap1.1, whole genome shotgun sequence:
- the DENR gene encoding density-regulated protein: MAADISESGGHDCKGDPRGNTKLDADYPLRVLYCGVCSLPTEYCEYMPDVAKCRQWLEKNFPNEFAKLTVENSPKQEAGISEGQGTAGEEEEKKKQKRGGRGQIKQKKKTVPQKVTIAKIPRAKKKYVTRVCGLATFEIDLKEAQRFFAQKFSCGASVTGEDEIIIQGDFTDDIIDVIQEKWPEVDDDSIEDLGEVKK, encoded by the exons ATGGCTGCTGATATTTCTGAATCCGGTGGGCATGATTGCAAAGGAGACCCGAGGGGCAATACCAAGTTAGATGCAGACTACCCACTTCGAGTCCTTTACTGTGGAG TCTGTTCATTACCAACAGAG taCTGTGAATATATGCCTGATGTTGCTAAATGTCGACAGTGGTTAGAGAAGAATTTTCCAAATGAGTTTGCAAAACTTACTGTag AAAATTCACCAAAACAAGAAGCTGGAATTAGTGAGGGTCAAGGCAcagcaggggaagaggaagagaagaaaaagcagaagagag gTGGAAGGGGTCagataaagcaaaaaaagaagacTGTACCACAAAAagttacaatagccaaaattCCTAGAGCAAAGAAGAAATACGTAACAAGAGTATGTGGCCTTGCAACTTTCG aaattgatCTTAAAGAAGCACAAAGATTTTTTGCTCAAAAATTCTCCTGTGGTGCCTCAGTAACAGGAGAGGATGAAATCATCATTCAGGGAGActttacagatgacataattgATGTCATTCAGGAAAAATGGCCAGAG GTGGATGATGATAGCATCGAAGATCTTGGAGAAGTGAAGAAGTGA